The following are encoded together in the Bos javanicus breed banteng chromosome X, ARS-OSU_banteng_1.0, whole genome shotgun sequence genome:
- the TMSB4X gene encoding thymosin beta-4, translated as MSDKPDMAEIEKFDKSKLKKTETQEKNPLPSKETIEQEKQAGES; from the exons ATGTCTGACAAACCCGATATGGCTGAGATTGAGAAGTTCGATAAGTCGAAATTGAAGAAAACGGAAACGCAAGAGAAAAATCCACTGCCTTCGAAAGAAA CGATTGAACAGGAGAAGCAAGCAGGCGAGTCGTAA
- the TLR8 gene encoding toll-like receptor 8 isoform X2, protein MTLHFLLLTSLFLLISDSCEFFTEASYPRSYPCDVKNENGSFIAECNGRRLQEVPQTVDKDVTEVDLSDNFITRVTNESFQGLQNLTKINLNHNAKSQSGNPAVKKAMTITDGAFLNLKHLRELLLEDNQLQQIPAGLPESLKKLSLIQNNIITLTKKNTSGLGNLESLYLGWNCYFACDKKFTIENGAFQNLTKLKVLSLSFNPLHSVPPSLPSSLTELYLSNTHIGNVSEEDFKELSNLRVLDLSGNCPRCFNAPFPCVPCQGDASIQIHPLAFQTLTQLRYLNLSSTSLRKVPASWFDNMHNLKVLDLEFNYLMDEIASGEFLTKLPSLEILDLSYNYELKKYPQYINISKNFSKLISLQMLHLRGYVFQELRKEDFEPLRNLSNLTTINLGVNFIKQIDFSIFHWFPNLKIIYLSENRISPLVSDTEQHDANGTSFQSHILKRRSADIQFDPHSNFYHNTRPLIKTECSRLGSALDLSLNSIFFIGVNQFKDFGNISCLNLSSNGNGQVLNGTEFSCLSGIKYLDLTNNRLDFDDDAAFSELPLLEVLDLSYNAHYFRIAGVTHRLGFIEHLTNLRVLNLSNNDIFTLTETQLKSASLGELVFSGNRLDLLWNAQDVSLSTFASSLETLLLSRNRISHLPSDFLSGASSLIHLDLNSNQLKMLNRSTFETKTATKLTVLELGGNPFDCTCDFGDFLEWMDRNLNVRVPRLTDVICASPGDQEGKSIVSLDLSTCVSDTIAAIFCFLTFSVTISVMLAALAHHWFYWDAWFIYHVCLAKVKGYRSLSTSQTFYDAYISYDTKDASVTDWVINELRFHLEESEDKNVLLCLEERDWDPGLAIIDNLMQSINQSKKTIFVLTKKYAKNWNFKTAFYLALQRLMEENMDVIVFILLEPVLQHSQYLRLRQRICKSSILQWPDNPKAEGLFWQSLKNVVLTANDSRYNNLYVNSIKQY, encoded by the exons ATGACCCTTCACTTTTTGCTTCTGACATCCCTTTTCCTGCTCATCTCTGATTCCTGTGAGTTCTTCACTGAAGCCAGTTATCCCCGAAGCTATCCTTGTGATGTGAAAAACGAAAATGGCTCTTTTATTGCAGAATGTAATGGTCGTCGATTACAGGAAGTACCCCAAACAGTGGACAAAGATGTGACGGAAGTAGACCTGTCTGATAATTTCATCACACGGGTAACGAATGAATCCTTTCAAGGGCTGCAAAATCTGACTAAAATCAACCTGAACCATAATGCCAAGTCCCAGAGTGGAAATCCCGCTGTAAAGAAAGCTATGACTATTACAGACGGGGCATTTCTCAACCTCAAACACCTAAGGGAGTTGCTGCTGGAAGACAACCAGTTACAACAAATACCAGCTGGTTTgccagaatctttaaaaaaacttaGTCTAATTCAAAACAACATAATTACGTTAACGAAAAAGAACACTTCTGGACTTGGGAACCTGGAAAGTCTCTATTTGGGCTGGAACTGTTATTTTGCTTGTGATAAAAAATTTACCATAGAAAATGGAGCATTCCAAAACCTTACCAAGTTGAAGGTGCTGTCATTATCTTTTAATCCCCTTCACAGCGTGCCACCAAGTCTGCCAAGCTCGCTAACAGAACTCTACCTTAGTAATACCCATATTGGAAACGTCAGTGAAGAAGACTTCAAGGAACTGAGCAATTTAAGAGTACTAGATTTAAGTGGAAACTGCCCGAGATGTTTTAACGCTCCATTTCCCTGTGTACCTTGCCAAGGAGATGCTTCAATTCAGATACACCCTCTTGCTTTTCAAACCCTGACCCAACTTCGCTACCTAAACCTCTCTAGCACTTCGCTCAGGAAGGTTCCTGCCAGCTGGTTTGACAACATGCACAATCTGAAGGTATTGGATCTTGAATTCAACTATTTAATGGACGAAATAGCCTCGGGGGAATTTTTGACAAAATTGCCCTCCTTAGAAATACTTGATTTATCTTACAACTATGAACTGAAAAAATACCCTCAGTACATTAACATTTCCAAAAATTTCTCGAAGCTTATATCTCTCCAGATGTTGCATTTAAGAGGTTATGTGTTCCAGGAACTTAGAAAGGAAGATTTCGAGCCCCTGCGGAACCTCTCAAATTTAACGACTATCAACTTGGGCGTTAACTTTATTAAGCAGATTGATTTTAGTattttccactggttccccaacCTGAAAATCATTTACTTGTCAGAAAACAGAATATCACCCTTGGTCAGTGATACCGAGCAACATGATGCAAATGGGACCTCTTTCCAAAGTCACATCCTGAAGCGACGCTCAGCCGATATTCAATTTGACCCACATTCGAATTTTTATCATAACACCCGTCCTTTAATAAAGACAGAATGTTCACGTCTTGGCAGTGCCTTAGATTTAAGCTTGAACAGTATTTTCTTTATTGGGGTAAACCAGTTTAAAGATTTTGGCAACATTTCCTGTTTAAATCTATCTTCAAATGGCAATGGCCAGGTGTTAAATGGAACGGAATTTTCATGCTTGTCTGGTATCAAGTATTTGGATTTGACAAACAATAGACTAGACTTTGATGACGATGCTGCTTTCAGTGAATTGCCATTGTTAGAAGTTCTCGATCTCAGCTACAATGCGCACTATTTCCGAATAGCAGGGGTAACGCACCGTCTAggatttattgaacatttaactAACCTGAGAGTTTTAAACTTGAGCAACAATGACATTTTTACTTTAACAGAAACACAACTGAAAAGCGCGTCCCTGGGAGAATTAGTTTTCAGTGGGAACCGCCTTGACCTTCTGTGGAATGCTCAAGATGTCAG CCTATCTACATTTGCATCTTCTCTTGAGACGCTACTGCTGAGTCGAAACAGAATTTCCCACCTGCCgtctgattttctttctggagCCAGCAGCCTGATACACCTCGATTTGAACTCCAACCAGCTCAAGATGCTCAACAGATCCACATTTGAAACGAAGACCGCCACCAAGTTAACTGTTTTGGAACTAGGGGGTAACCCTTTTGACTGTACCTGTGACTTCGGAGATTTTCTAGAATGGATGGACAGAAATCTGAACGTCAGGGTTCCCAGACTGACCGATGTCATTTGTGCCAGTCCTGGGGATCAAGAAGGCAAGAGCATTGTGAGTCTAGACCTCAGCACTTGTGTTTCAGATACCATTGCAGCCATATTCTGTTTCTTAACCTTTTCTGTCACCATCTCAGTGATGCTGGCTGCCCTGGCCCACCACTGGTTTTACTGGGATGCTTGGTTTATCTACCATGTGTGCTTAGCTAAGGTCAAAGGCTACAGGTCTCTGTCCACATCCCAGACTTTCTATGATGCTTACATTTCTTATGACACCAAAGACGCTTCTGTCACGGACTGGGTGATCAATGAATTGCGCTTCCACCTGGAAGAGAGTGAGGACAAGAATGTGCTCCTGTGTTTAGAGGAAAGGGATTGGGACCCGGGTCTAGCCATCATCGACAACCTCATGCAGAGCATCAACCAAAGCAAGAAAACAATATTTGTTTTAACCAAAAAATATGCCAAAAACTGGAATTTTAAAACGGCATTCTACTTGGCCTTGCAGAGGCTAATGGAGGAGAATATGGACGTGATTGTCTTTATTCTGCTGGAGCCAGTGTTGCAGCATTCGCAGTATTTGAGACTGCGGCAGAGGATCTGCAAGAGTTCCATCCTCCAGTGGCCTGATAACCCCAAGGCGGAAGGCTTGTTTTGGCAGAGTCTGAAAAATGTCGTCCTAACAGCCAACGATTCACGGTATAACAACTTGTATGTCAATTCCATTAAGCAATACTAA
- the TLR8 gene encoding toll-like receptor 8 isoform X1, whose translation MTLHFLLLTSLFLLISDSCEFFTEASYPRSYPCDVKNENGSFIAECNGRRLQEVPQTVDKDVTEVDLSDNFITRVTNESFQGLQNLTKINLNHNAKSQSGNPAVKKAMTITDGAFLNLKHLRELLLEDNQLQQIPAGLPESLKKLSLIQNNIITLTKKNTSGLGNLESLYLGWNCYFACDKKFTIENGAFQNLTKLKVLSLSFNPLHSVPPSLPSSLTELYLSNTHIGNVSEEDFKELSNLRVLDLSGNCPRCFNAPFPCVPCQGDASIQIHPLAFQTLTQLRYLNLSSTSLRKVPASWFDNMHNLKVLDLEFNYLMDEIASGEFLTKLPSLEILDLSYNYELKKYPQYINISKNFSKLISLQMLHLRGYVFQELRKEDFEPLRNLSNLTTINLGVNFIKQIDFSIFHWFPNLKIIYLSENRISPLVSDTEQHDANGTSFQSHILKRRSADIQFDPHSNFYHNTRPLIKTECSRLGSALDLSLNSIFFIGVNQFKDFGNISCLNLSSNGNGQVLNGTEFSCLSGIKYLDLTNNRLDFDDDAAFSELPLLEVLDLSYNAHYFRIAGVTHRLGFIEHLTNLRVLNLSNNDIFTLTETQLKSASLGELVFSGNRLDLLWNAQDVRYWQIFQNLTNLTRLDLARNNLRHISSQAFLNLPRTLTDLYINDNMLNFFNWSLLEYFPHLRLLDLSGNQLFFLTNSLSTFASSLETLLLSRNRISHLPSDFLSGASSLIHLDLNSNQLKMLNRSTFETKTATKLTVLELGGNPFDCTCDFGDFLEWMDRNLNVRVPRLTDVICASPGDQEGKSIVSLDLSTCVSDTIAAIFCFLTFSVTISVMLAALAHHWFYWDAWFIYHVCLAKVKGYRSLSTSQTFYDAYISYDTKDASVTDWVINELRFHLEESEDKNVLLCLEERDWDPGLAIIDNLMQSINQSKKTIFVLTKKYAKNWNFKTAFYLALQRLMEENMDVIVFILLEPVLQHSQYLRLRQRICKSSILQWPDNPKAEGLFWQSLKNVVLTANDSRYNNLYVNSIKQY comes from the coding sequence ATGACCCTTCACTTTTTGCTTCTGACATCCCTTTTCCTGCTCATCTCTGATTCCTGTGAGTTCTTCACTGAAGCCAGTTATCCCCGAAGCTATCCTTGTGATGTGAAAAACGAAAATGGCTCTTTTATTGCAGAATGTAATGGTCGTCGATTACAGGAAGTACCCCAAACAGTGGACAAAGATGTGACGGAAGTAGACCTGTCTGATAATTTCATCACACGGGTAACGAATGAATCCTTTCAAGGGCTGCAAAATCTGACTAAAATCAACCTGAACCATAATGCCAAGTCCCAGAGTGGAAATCCCGCTGTAAAGAAAGCTATGACTATTACAGACGGGGCATTTCTCAACCTCAAACACCTAAGGGAGTTGCTGCTGGAAGACAACCAGTTACAACAAATACCAGCTGGTTTgccagaatctttaaaaaaacttaGTCTAATTCAAAACAACATAATTACGTTAACGAAAAAGAACACTTCTGGACTTGGGAACCTGGAAAGTCTCTATTTGGGCTGGAACTGTTATTTTGCTTGTGATAAAAAATTTACCATAGAAAATGGAGCATTCCAAAACCTTACCAAGTTGAAGGTGCTGTCATTATCTTTTAATCCCCTTCACAGCGTGCCACCAAGTCTGCCAAGCTCGCTAACAGAACTCTACCTTAGTAATACCCATATTGGAAACGTCAGTGAAGAAGACTTCAAGGAACTGAGCAATTTAAGAGTACTAGATTTAAGTGGAAACTGCCCGAGATGTTTTAACGCTCCATTTCCCTGTGTACCTTGCCAAGGAGATGCTTCAATTCAGATACACCCTCTTGCTTTTCAAACCCTGACCCAACTTCGCTACCTAAACCTCTCTAGCACTTCGCTCAGGAAGGTTCCTGCCAGCTGGTTTGACAACATGCACAATCTGAAGGTATTGGATCTTGAATTCAACTATTTAATGGACGAAATAGCCTCGGGGGAATTTTTGACAAAATTGCCCTCCTTAGAAATACTTGATTTATCTTACAACTATGAACTGAAAAAATACCCTCAGTACATTAACATTTCCAAAAATTTCTCGAAGCTTATATCTCTCCAGATGTTGCATTTAAGAGGTTATGTGTTCCAGGAACTTAGAAAGGAAGATTTCGAGCCCCTGCGGAACCTCTCAAATTTAACGACTATCAACTTGGGCGTTAACTTTATTAAGCAGATTGATTTTAGTattttccactggttccccaacCTGAAAATCATTTACTTGTCAGAAAACAGAATATCACCCTTGGTCAGTGATACCGAGCAACATGATGCAAATGGGACCTCTTTCCAAAGTCACATCCTGAAGCGACGCTCAGCCGATATTCAATTTGACCCACATTCGAATTTTTATCATAACACCCGTCCTTTAATAAAGACAGAATGTTCACGTCTTGGCAGTGCCTTAGATTTAAGCTTGAACAGTATTTTCTTTATTGGGGTAAACCAGTTTAAAGATTTTGGCAACATTTCCTGTTTAAATCTATCTTCAAATGGCAATGGCCAGGTGTTAAATGGAACGGAATTTTCATGCTTGTCTGGTATCAAGTATTTGGATTTGACAAACAATAGACTAGACTTTGATGACGATGCTGCTTTCAGTGAATTGCCATTGTTAGAAGTTCTCGATCTCAGCTACAATGCGCACTATTTCCGAATAGCAGGGGTAACGCACCGTCTAggatttattgaacatttaactAACCTGAGAGTTTTAAACTTGAGCAACAATGACATTTTTACTTTAACAGAAACACAACTGAAAAGCGCGTCCCTGGGAGAATTAGTTTTCAGTGGGAACCGCCTTGACCTTCTGTGGAATGCTCAAGATGTCAGGTACTGGCAAATTTTTCAAAATCTCACCAATCTGACCCGGCTTGACTTAGCCCGTAATAACCTTCGGCATATCTCCAGTCAGGCCTTCCTTAACTTGCCCAGGACTCTCACTGACctatatataaatgataacatGTTAAATTTCTTTAACTGGTCATTACTGGAATACTTCCCTCACCTCAGATTGCTTGACTTAAGTGGAAACCAGCTGTTCTTTTTAACCAATAGCCTATCTACATTTGCATCTTCTCTTGAGACGCTACTGCTGAGTCGAAACAGAATTTCCCACCTGCCgtctgattttctttctggagCCAGCAGCCTGATACACCTCGATTTGAACTCCAACCAGCTCAAGATGCTCAACAGATCCACATTTGAAACGAAGACCGCCACCAAGTTAACTGTTTTGGAACTAGGGGGTAACCCTTTTGACTGTACCTGTGACTTCGGAGATTTTCTAGAATGGATGGACAGAAATCTGAACGTCAGGGTTCCCAGACTGACCGATGTCATTTGTGCCAGTCCTGGGGATCAAGAAGGCAAGAGCATTGTGAGTCTAGACCTCAGCACTTGTGTTTCAGATACCATTGCAGCCATATTCTGTTTCTTAACCTTTTCTGTCACCATCTCAGTGATGCTGGCTGCCCTGGCCCACCACTGGTTTTACTGGGATGCTTGGTTTATCTACCATGTGTGCTTAGCTAAGGTCAAAGGCTACAGGTCTCTGTCCACATCCCAGACTTTCTATGATGCTTACATTTCTTATGACACCAAAGACGCTTCTGTCACGGACTGGGTGATCAATGAATTGCGCTTCCACCTGGAAGAGAGTGAGGACAAGAATGTGCTCCTGTGTTTAGAGGAAAGGGATTGGGACCCGGGTCTAGCCATCATCGACAACCTCATGCAGAGCATCAACCAAAGCAAGAAAACAATATTTGTTTTAACCAAAAAATATGCCAAAAACTGGAATTTTAAAACGGCATTCTACTTGGCCTTGCAGAGGCTAATGGAGGAGAATATGGACGTGATTGTCTTTATTCTGCTGGAGCCAGTGTTGCAGCATTCGCAGTATTTGAGACTGCGGCAGAGGATCTGCAAGAGTTCCATCCTCCAGTGGCCTGATAACCCCAAGGCGGAAGGCTTGTTTTGGCAGAGTCTGAAAAATGTCGTCCTAACAGCCAACGATTCACGGTATAACAACTTGTATGTCAATTCCATTAAGCAATACTAA